The DNA sequence ggtttcgatacggaatacctaatatccaaatccaaactcgttcgggtctaaaaattaaatccattcgggtcgaaacggtcggaTATCCATTTAGATCGGATTTTTCTGCCATCTCTGAGAAACACTTGAAGGATGTATACAAGTTCTTTCATGTTTCCAGCTATagctttttcttttccttttcttcccTACAATAGTCGGAAACACAGTACACAGCATTAATGTTGCACCAAATTGGCATATAACAGTTACTGGTTTCAAGTAGTAGTTTTTTCATAATACTTTATACTAAAACCACACTCTGTTTATCGTGATATTTTAATTAGTAGCATGTGCTAATTTTCATCACTTTGTTGACGAAGTCTTGCCTAACTTGGTTTCATTCTTGTTTGGCCAGAATCTTTGTGAAGATGAGCATGTCCCGTATAATCCACCAAAGCGCATCTAAGCTTCTAATTAATCGTCTACCTGCCAGTGATTATGTCAGGAGACAGTAGATATCAAGTATGCAGCTTTTCAGTACTGTAAACTCAGATTTTATGATATTCGGCATATTTGTAGTTTGTGTACTTGTTGCTGTCTTGTCTTAGTTTCTTCTGCTGAACAGTAGCTATGTCCTGGAAATGAACAGGTCCACTCTAACATCTTATTGCACATTATCTTCATGTCTGTGTTCTAAACATCTCTGGTTCATTGAAAATCTCCGATAAATTCCAGATTAAtccttaaaaatattttaccgaTTTACCACCCTGATTTATAGAAAAAATCTCAATAAATTCTGAATCAGTAGGTTGATTAgttccgattcccgatttctacGAACTTCAACTGAATTACTACTACCAGAGTTGCAACAGAGGCTTCTGTATTTAGTTCAAGTCTTTAAAGAAATTGTTCATGCTAAAGAGCAAGTTGAAACTGGTTTTAAACTCGGAATcttcattttttgttaaaaattaagaACTCCCGAAGGACCAAACTCTTGGATGTTGGGCAGAAACTTGGAAAGCTCGTTTCTTACTCTATTTTCTTTTCAGGTGGAAGCCTAAcagcttttaaaaaaaaaggtcTCTGGGCTAGGCCCAACCGAATGGATCCAATAGTTGAAACAAACATCTCTAATTTAACTttagatcttttttttttgctaaataacttTAGATCTTTATTCGAAAAGTAAAAGGAATATTATATTTGAGATTCGAGAATAGGCCAAGGCTAGCACCCCACGTGACCACGTGCCGCGACACAAATATCTTTGCGAGAAGTGAGTGAATGAGATTTCATGGCGTGGAAGCTGCAGAGTGACACGTTTCAACCCATAGATATTTTCTCCTACTTATCGGTTCATCATCATTCCGGCGTCCAATGGCTACCATTACTTTTTTACTCCATAGATATTTTAAATGAGTGAATTTTTCCGCTAGAAAATATAATAGTACTAGTCATCCTATATTTTCATGTGATAACTtctattccctccgtcccagcaatttgtatacaaatggttgggataCGGGGACCAAAaaattgtgtaagaaatgagtaaagttagatgaaaagtgggtatagtggtgggatccatttatatttaataatagatttgagatagtggaggaaagtaacagatgtaatagtgtttatattattatagaatggagatagtggaagaaagtagctggtgtaatgatgttttatattataaaagtttattatttttggaccgtatacaattggtggaacgtcccaaaaaggaaactgtatacaatttattgggacggagggagtaatagtcggtgttgtaaatatttttgatttatttaaaattatttagatgatttttaaaaagtattttactgatatattgatttaaaaaattaaaaaatctttaaaatcgaTTAATATTCTCAGGGTCCGGTTTTTGTTACACGCAATCATGGTAAACTAGCAGGAAGTGGGAAGCAGCATCACTGCATCAGTGCTGGTGTTTGAGTCAACTATACATGTATATACGCACTCAACTTACAATATGCTTGCTTCTTACGTGGATTTGCAcattgatataatataatatatacttcTAATTGTGtaattatttaacttttttttttgaaggcgTGTAATTATTAAACTTAATTTTCATCTCATTTACTTTGTTTATCCGGGAAATTATTTGTAGCTCAAGCAGTCGAGCTATATAAAAGTACGAATTAGCAAAAGAGAGAGTAGAGAAATACTAACTACAAATGTAACTTCAGAGCCTCAAAGGTTCCGCCGACCAAAAAATGTCCAGCTGGTTTTTCTTTGTTTAATCAGACGCCGAATCACCGGGCCCAAATATACATTATATAAATCATAATGATACTTCGATGATTTAGAGTGGTTTGTCGGATAAATTAATagctaaattggacatgtaaaatattaaataaaatttatttgatttcatACTAAATGAGTGACTAAATGCTTTTGAATATTAAGCGGATTGTTAAACGGTCATTGAGAGGAATTAGCTgtcaaaatgatgttgacttgttatattaatttaaaattattaatttttaataaagtaactataatattaaaaaatttaaaaaatatattattatgaagtttataactataaataaatatttaaacatgtaTTATTAATCCGCTTACTGGCTCGCTTAAGCGTTTGCTCAGCCACTAAAATGCTAAAGGTTCTCCATATGCTTGGAACATGTAAGATATTGTGTCTCAATGATATTAGTTATACTGATTTgtgatattaaaaatttgtatatgaatataattttaaataaaatatattattttaatataaaactagATGATTTAAAACCTTGCTCAGAAATTTTGTTTTTAGTAGTTAAGTATGAtgaatttgaaattggaattaataaTTACATTATTGAAAAGAAACAATCAGGACACGACATCAAAGTGGCAAGATATTTGGGTGGTTAAAATCTGAATGGTCCACATATCTCCGCCTAGACAAGATATTTCCGTCTTTCTAAATATCTCCTACCCACTGTACCACGTTATACACACAACTTATACTTATACATACAACCTGCCAGCAGTTTTTACATTTTACAACTTAAACTCAACAAACCGAACACACAAACTCAAGTCTGAagcaaagattttttttttttaaatttatttctacAGCGATGACTGCTGGATCgtatgaagatgatgaagagatGGTGAGTTACGGCTATGGGAAGAGGCTGAAATGCGGGGGAGATGTTGGGGAGGATGAGGAGGAGGGGGAGTTTGGGAGAGTTGAAGATGAGAAGGAGAATGAGTTTGCGGTTAGGCTgggtgatttttttaatccgaTGATTCCGTCGTCTATTGTGGTTTCGGATGCTTTGGATCCTGATTCGCCGATTATTTATGTTAATTCTGTTTTTGAATCTGTTACTGGTTATCGGGCTGATGAGGTTTTGGGGAGAAACTGGTGggtgatctctctctctctctctctcccccctctctctccttctccctctccctctcccccactctctctctctctctctctctctctctctctctccccccttctccctctcccccactctctctctcccctctccctctccccctctctctccatgtgtattttaatttgtttcttgGATGTGTTTGATCAGCTTTAGGATCCGTGATTTGTGTGATTGGTTGAAgacttggatttttttttaattatttgttggatttgtttattttattgaaatgaTTAACAAAAAAAGAGTATGATTTGTTGATTTTAAATgtcaaatttgatattgtaGTTTTTCATTAGAGTTTTGTGTTGAAATGAAAATGAATTGTTAAGATATGATAAGATTTCGATAATTTGATGTATGGAAGGAGtgcttttatttgaaaattggaTGAAGAGTTTGTAAACTGAAGTGTGTGTAGGCTGTAGCTAGATATTGTGTTATGGCAGGAATGACATATATTGCTTTACCAACATTAGGCATGTTATATGTGGAGGCAGGTTCCTGAGTTGATTTCACGGCTGAGTATATAACATTTATGCTCTCTTTGACGGAAAAAATTGGTGGTTCATTTTGTTCATTATTCCGTCTATTGTAACCATCTCCATTGGATTTGAATGGAAGAAAAGAGTCGATGATAGAACATTAATAGATCTGCTAGAATGGCATATCTAGAAAGTTCTAAACTTAGTTATTTTACAATGTGATCTTCGGAACAGTccacatttggttttgtaatGTAGCTCCTCTCGGTACATGCTTATTGCACATCTCTAGTTGCAACCGATGTGTGaggaatgaaaaaaaataaaaataccatGTCTGTTTGCATTAGTTTTACTGTCTTGTAATCATATTTTCTCAtcaattctaatggattatttGTAAACTTATTCTTTCAGTCGATTCTTGCAATATAGAGATCCTCGCGCACAAAGGCGGCACCCTTTGGTGGAtcctgtcattgtttcagagaTCAGACGATGTCTCGAGGAAGGCATTGATTTTCAAGGCGAGCTTATCAATTTTAAGAAGGATGGCACTCCATTGGTGAACAAGCTAAAACTTGTGCCTATACATGGCGATGATGGTGTGGTTACTCATGTAATAGGTATACAAGTATTTACCACGGCAAATATAGATCTAAATAGTGTGTCTTATCCTGTTTTCAAAGAAACTTGCCCGCAGCAGTCTGATGAGTCGAGTAAATACCCTTCAATGAGTGGACAATTACACTACAGACACTATCAGGATACATGTGGGATCCTTCAACTTCCTGACGAAGTACTAGCTCAGAGTATCTTGTCACGCTTGACACCTAGAGATGTTGCATCTATTGGTTCTGCATGCACAAGGATTCGACAGTTAACAAAGAATGAGCATGTGAGGAAAATGGTATGTCAGAATGCCTGGGGAAGAGAAGTTACAGGTGCACTGGAACTAATGACAAACAAACTGGGATGGGGACGCTTGGCTAGGGAATTAACTACTCTTGAAGCGGTTTGTTGGAAGAAGTTCACAGTTGGAGGTGCAGTAGAGCCTTCGCGATGCAATTTTAGTGCTTGTGCTGTAGGGAACCGACTGGTATTGTTTGGTGGGGAAGGAGTAAACATGCAACCTATGGATGACACATTTGTACTTAATCTTGATGCTGCAAAACCAGTGTGGCGTCGGGTTATTGTCAAATCTTCACCACCAGGACGCTGGGGCCATACTCTCACAAGTTTGAATAATTCTTGGTTAGTGGTATTCGGTGGCTGTGGAAGGGAAGGATTGCTGAATGATGTATTTGTTCTTGACTTGGATGCTAAACAACCCACTTGGAAAGAAGTGTCTGGAGGAACTCCTCCACTTCCCCGGTCATGGCATAGTTCTTGCACAATGGAAGGCTCAAAATTAGTGGTGTCTGGTGGGTGTACAGAAGCTGGAGTTCTTCTTAGTGACACATTTTTGTTGGATCTTACATTAGAAAAACCAAAATGGAAAGAGATTCCAACTTCATGGGCACCTCCATCTAGATTGGGCCACTCCCTATCCGTCTATGGAAggacaaaaatattaatgtttggCGGGCTCGCTAATAGTGGACATTTGCGGTTACGTTCAGGAGACGCATACAGCATTGACCTGGAGGATGAAAAACCTGAATGGAGGCAACTGGAGTGTGGTGCATTTACTGGTGTAGGCAGTCAGAGCGCTGTGGTTCCTCCACCTCGACTTGATCATGTTGCAGTAACAATGCCTTGTGGTCgtattataatatttggtgGCTCAATGGCTGGGCTGCATTCTCCTGCTCAGCTTTTCTTGTTGGATCCTGCTGAAGAGAAACCATCCTGGAGGATTCTCAATGTACCTGGAAATCCACCTAAGTTTGCTTGGGGTCACAGCACCTGTGTGGTTGGAGGGACCAGGGTCATGGTTCTGGGTGGACATACCGGAGCAGAATGGGTCCTGAATGAATTGCATGAGTTGTGCTTATCAAGCATACTGGACTGAGACGGATCAAATTCTATAAGCTGTGTAAATCAAAGCATACTGGACTGAGACGGATAAAATTCCACGAGTTGAATTTATCAGACTGGACTGGCATCCAGGTGACTATGCAGGACTAGTATTTTTCAAGCATACTGCACTATGCGCCGTCTCGTTCTTTTTCTGTATTGTTATTGATTTAACAATCTGTTATGTCATTGTATATCTAAATTGGTAAGCATGCGAGTTTGGAACTGGTAAATCTTGTGTATTGGTGGTGGTTTGTAGGCTTAGGCATCAATAGATTATTATACAATTGGTGATTATTTGAGAGCGTATCGATGAATTTGTTATGTatatgatgaaatttttttttttatgtattgtaTAAGTTTAGTAAGATGAGAACATTTTTGGCCGGTTTTATATTTTGCTTGGCGCCCAATTTATCAATCCATGAAGTTGGCGTTGTAGTATGTCTCAGTTAGACTTATGGGTTCTGAGAACTCGGAATGAATTAAACACATGTGTATTAATAATTTCGAATCAATTAGATACTTGTATATCAATCCATGTTATGAAGTTGGCGTCGTAGTATGTCTCAGTTCAAGCACTTATGGGTTCTGAGAACTCGGAATGAATTAAACACATGtgtattaataattttgaatcaATTAGATACTTGTATTAAAGACTTTTTATTCGACgaccaaaaaaaaataactttttagCTCTTTCATGTATCAAGGAATTTCACttggaaaagaaaatatttcatattaattgaTTCGAATCCACAGCCATAACCATGGGTTCCAAtgtgaaatttaaaatagaatattctCCAATTAACCAACTTTTGGTTCATCTCTTCCAAATTTATAACTTGTATTTCAATTGTAATTGATTGATGACTTGactaagggtctgtttgggagtgctgttaaaaattgctgtgctgtcagaataagtgctggtaaaataagtgctgttgtagaaatcagataactgtttggtaatttttttgatatttacttattttgagttatagtataaaaaataataatgtttttggtgaggttttataatgaaatctataacaacATTATGCAAAAACTGAAAAACAGCTTTTTCTAAAatcatgggaggacctgctttttctaacagcagcttttcagctaaaagctgctgttcagaAAAACTGTTTttcgatttaccaaacagtttttcacctgcttttcagcaaaaaactgttgttgctgtctgcaatagcaaccccaaacagtacctacaTGCATTTTGCACCAGCAAAATTCCAATTTAACTAACTTCGATCCAACTCTCCCAAATTTAATCAACTTATTTCAATTCAAAGTGATTGATGATTTGGAACTGCACCCGCTTTGTACATATTTGCTTTCAGTTTTACAAATCCTTTAAACGTTGTGTATTTTAACATTTTGAATCCAAACAGTAGCAAAGCCAAAGCGACCAAAGTTCACAGTGCAACAGACTTGCCCTTCAAATATGAATTCCATATCAGCTATAGCCTGATATCATATATCATATGCAATTATGCacgtacaaaaaaaaaattaaaacaatttttacACAACTGGACCTCAGAAGTGACAGTATTggttacaaaatatataaaacagcTAAATGCACAAAGTTAACCGTACTTAAAAATATccaaaccaaaaaaattatGCTATACTTAACATAGAAGAAATATCCATGACCAAACTATTTCAGGTCCTTCAGGACTTTTAGTTAGCCTGTAATTCTAGATAAATTAGAAACTACTAGATGAATAACACAATCATGGGAGCTACTAGTTTATACCAGATAACGAGAATATTGACAAACATTAATCAATTTAAAAACcaaaaaacaaaagaagaaaagaagaaaaaactaGCCGCAGGTTACAAATATAGACTGCAAGCACAAACTCGTAAGGTGAAATATCAGCAACACCAATAATTTAACCTATACATCCACAAATATCTCCACTCAGATAAATTCTGACAAAGGGTTAGTAAACACAACATCCTCCAGTTCTTTCTTTGTTGATAGCAAGTGGAGGATGATGAACTACGTCGTAAGCATACTGATTCCACAGACTTATCTCCTATTCATTGTATTCTGATCACTTGTTCGATGCTGGATCAAATACCAGACCAATAGCATGCCAAGTAATCTAAAATCAACCACAAGTCAATAGTAGGAAAGATGAGAAAGTAGCTCAAGACCCAATAGAAAGCTATGCATAACTATTTTTTGCTGCGCTGCAATCAGGATTTCTGGTTATTGGGTGCTGCGTGTTAACCCTCCTCGTGCTCCAGTCCTGCAATTTACAATGAATAATTAAGCTCCAACATCTTTCTCACAACATTATTGGGTATTTACAAACCAAAAAGGGTAAATAAAGCTCAAAAAAGAAATTTATGGAAGTAAAAAATAGAAGTTTCCTTTCATATTACCAGTCATTATTGTTTATGCCCTTAACATATACCTGCTTGTATATTAAGACATTCCGCTAATGCCTTTCAAGTCACTAATACAAGGGAATATTGGAGTTAGAAAAATAAGAAGTGCAGCGGAACATCGAGCAATGCAACTTGGTGATAAGCAAGAAAGTAACCTATTGATTCTTGCAATGGTTGCAGTTCAAGTCTTGTTAAATCAGCttgtatgtgtgtgtgagaaGAAAGTGAGCCTAACTTTCTTATTAAACTCATGCTAGCCTCCTGTTAAACCATCAGTAGGTACAACACCCACCTGATTAGAACTTGAATTTCCCTCGTACACTATCTACGGAAGGAGGATAAAAAAGGATCTCTTAAGAGGAATTTTAAGGCAAATAGCTTTTAACTGGCCCAGCGGAACTAAGTAATTTATATGTAATTCAGTATTCCAAATCTATGAAGCACGAGTGTGAGTGATGGGAAACGGGAATTcggtataaaaaaaatataaagggGATTTAGTGAGGGGGGATACCGGATACggcagttaaaaaaaattaaaaattgtacatcacgtatatatttaattaggaAAAGAGTAGCATTTGAATTAAGTATTAAATATCAATTCCATCAGCAAACAAATACATACagattacataaataaatttacatatCTACTTGCAACTTGCAAAACAAGATCAAACCATCATAAAGCTGCACCAGAAAAGTATACATACATACAGCCAAGTCAAGTAAATATACAAAATCAAAGCAGCCCACAAAAACCAAAGCATCAACTCATCAATATATATTCTGAAGCTcctatatacatacacatgcagtgcgtgtgtgtgtgtgtgtgtatacagtATACACAAACATATTTGCAGAAGAAGAGTAACAGAAGATGAGCCGAAGAATGAAGATGCGCTTTTTTTTACTGCAAAATTACATAACTTGCCCTTCCCGCACCCTTGTGAATCCCCAACCCTAAATGCTGGGAGACGCCGGGTGGTGCACCCAGCCGCACCAGCACCGCACCTGGTGCACAGTGCAGCAACTGGGTGCCACACCCATGCTTCAAAGCGCCAAATTGACCTATGATGGAAAACAACATGCAGTGGACCAAGACTTGGCAACAAAAACTAACCAATTATCTACCTAAGACCAAACGAATAAAACATCAATTCCTCAATCAAACAAAGTGAACAGGATTTTTATATGCTTCAGAAAATTTAAAGCAAACAGCAGCTTCATTAACAAGAAACAAGTAATCCATGTTATATGGACCCGTAATAGTTTATAATAGACAAACAATTATAAGGAGCTCTTTGATCCCTTTACCATGAACGTTGGCTGTAAAAAAAGTAAGTTTCTTGAAACAAATCAAAAGACAGTAAGGACAGCACATTTATTTGTAAACTAGTTAACTCCTTCACCAAGGCATCTTATGAATCTGACAAGCAGCTAGTATAAAATAGTCGCATGCTGTGATAGTGCGTGTTTGAATTAGCTTATCTACTTCCTAGAACAGGCAAAATAAATACCACCTCCAAAAGTACTTCTGCCTTTTATAAGCTAAGACAAACAGAACTTAAATTTGCCTGGTGAAGTGCATTACAGTGTATGCTGCTCCATGTCAGAaccaaaacaaagaaaatgatTCAAATTCTATCATCACAGCACAAATGATTCGAGTCCTATCATCACAGCCTTGTGTGATAGTCCTAATAGTTAGATCCAATATGCAAGGTccacttgtatatatatatatagggtcttactctggtacaaaccaccttagcgtacaaactacaaactaaaattaaaaagtctctaaatcaaatcgaaatatagcacatatggtatggaaattgatcgttgcgagatgaacaaaaatacagtgaagtcggatttcaaaaaaagttcaccgattaacgggaaaatttaaattaaaaacggaggggaATCTGCAGATCATGTGTGACAGGGTGTATATTAACTGGTGTGtggttgcccctgcggggccattggattagattcatccaagggcttatattgagtttgtagtttgtacactaacttagtttgtatttgagcacttccctatatatatatatacatcaaacaaaaggaagaacaacaaaaaaaaaaaatacctagCAGGAAGCTGAGAACTGTTTGCAGGACCCCTTGCCCCTCCTCCGAAGCGCTTGGCCCTATTTTCATGTTCTTTATCAACACGCATAGAAGCTACCTCTTTCTCCATGGCAGCTACCTCCCTTCTCATCTTCTTGGCCTCCACCTCCATTGCCTTAGTTAAGGTATCAACTTTTCTTGCTAACATCTAAATGAAAATCACAACTATAAGATGACAAAACTATAAGACAAGCATCTTAGTATCAGTATGAAGAAATTACGACCTCAATGGCATCATCTTTATCTTTGAGGCTTTGATCCTTCTCATGCCCAGCTTTTCTCAGAGCAACAACCTCTTTCTGTAGCAAGTCATACAACAATCCTGGTACAGTATCCTCCTTCTCTGGTGCTGCTGTGAAGTCATTAGGTTTTTCATCTGAATCTGCTTTCCAGTTATTATTACATGTAGCACTCGCCTTGGTTTCTTCAGAAGAATCACGAAGATTAAAACTTGGACCAGATCCGTTTAGAACTTTACCCCTATCCAATGAGCGAGTACCACCATCAAATGACTTAGATGTGCCTTTGGCATGTTTTAACATTGTGCTACTTCCAGATGATCTCAGCTGGAACGATGGCGATCTCTTCGGTAAAAATCCATTTGATGTTAATTTAGAAATGTTATCGGCTCCTCCAAGCGACTGACGACGACCATGACTAGCACTTTGTAGATCGAATGGGTTGCGACTGCTAACATTTGGTGATCTCAAAGTCTCTTCTAGTACTTTCAGCCGCAGTTGATATTTTTCCTGAATTCAGTATTTAGAAATGAATCCTAACAATGGCATAGATATACAGGTATTGTTACTGATAACAGATAAAAAACGGAACTGCTACCTTTAACTGAGCTTCAGATCTTGCAGCTCGCTCGGTTATAGCGAGTTTGTCCCTTAATTGTTGCATCTCCCCCTGTGAGAAGAGGATTCAAAAATAAGCAGAAAGAACAGAAACTACACGAGCATATATGATATAACAATGGACAGAGCAACATAGACTTTTTCTCATCGAATATATAAGCTGAAAGGGACCAAGTCTCAGACAAGCGTATGAGAAAACTTATCATGCCTGCATGAATCTTCTTTCTTCAAGCCATTGTTTCACTGGCATCACCTTGTCATTGGCATCTTTCCATTCATTAGCCACAACTACTGCCACCCTGTTTGCAGTTACTTTCGCACGTGCTAGCTCTCTGTCAAGAGTTTTTCTTTCCTCCTGAGCAATTAAAAACAGACTTGTTCATTAAGTatcattttcaaatttcaatataaCAATCACATATAGGAAGGTTAAGCAAGAAATTAACTTACATTCATCTCTTGAACTTTTCGTTGGTAATCTCTCACGGCATTTGCAGCAGCCCCACCAGCAAGAACAGCTTCTTCAAGCTCATGTACAGTCTGCGTAAGCTTTTCAACTTCGGCAACTTTCTGGCGGTGCATTTTATCCAAAATCTTATTCTCTTCCTGATATACAAATAGACGTTAAGAGGCATTCAGATAATATAACCTTCAAGTCTAGGAAAGGTAAAGATGAACTCCAGCTACAATACCTGGCAAATTTCTATCTGCTTCATTAGTTCTTGGTTTTTGTTTTGAAGATCATCTACCATAGAAGCCTTCGCCAAGGCAACCTGCACTGTCCTCTCAGCTTCAAGTAAAGCGGCCTCTTTTGATTTGGTAAGGCGATCCAGAGCTTTGTTGTCATCTTGGAGCTTAGCAATCTGTAAAGATAACAAGCTCAATATGTCAACTACTTTACTATATTCAAAAGAGCAATTTCTATTCTGTTATTAGAATATTTTAGAATTGAATGTTCTTAAAcaaatttgatgttatatggTTATACCTCTTGACGAGCGAGCTTGAGCTCTGCTTCCAAAGGTGCAAGGATGGCTTCTATTGGGGGCATatcatcatccttttgagcAGCATGAACTCTACGAAGAGTGGCTTCTGCAGCAAACTGAGCAGCCATTGAGGCCTTCTTCTCATCATTAATTTTCTTGATCTCGAGATTCTGCCAAGAAAGAGGGATCCCACTACATTTAGATTTTGTGACTGTAGAAGGAAAAATTAACTTTATGGTAGAGCTTCAGTCAATACTTTGCTTTCGAGAAGAGATTCCGTAAGCTTGAGCTTCTCGTCCACCTTCTCCAGTTCTTCAGTTAGCTATGTTAAAAATGGACGCATCAACATGTAAGTTTTAACTCCAATATCATGACTCAAATAACTTCAGGAGCTAACAGAAAAGGTCACGCACTTCTGTTACAACATTGCAACTAGATAAGGGAAAGCTTAAATTTATGTCTGGCTACAACTCCACAtctataataaaagaaataacaGGACCAACATATATCTTCGAACAAGATGAACCTGAGGCGTATGGGTCTTAAAAGGTCCCAAAATAGGTTATGACATTCATGTGATGCATATCAACGTGTctgtttattaatttttttttaagaatatatggtatcttttcatttttgtttatatatacataacgAAGGACTAAATTTATTGCACAATATCATGTTTTATCAACTTTACATCTACACCAATCTACTGTTATATAGGACTCAAGGACCTTGCAACTCAATAAGAGAGGAGATTATGCACACATGAATTTCCGATGCAAATAAGGAGCATAGATATATGTTAGAATGTTCGGCAATTATATTCTTCTCTAGTGAGCAAAGTTTTGAATTCCATTACCATGTCGTGAAATTTCCATTGATCTAATAATCTAATTTGCACCACTACTGCTTCAATAACAAATTACTTCCAGAAAATTCATAGGGTCAGTATGCAGAAGCAGAGGCCAAACATAATAACCATGTAATAATTTTTAAGCAGCATAAAGGTAATGAAACTTTCCTGGCCCATTATATCAAAAAACAAACCATTAACTAAAATCTTAGCATTCCCAATTGAGAGACCATAAACTAGCTTACAATTCAACACAAAACTAGAGACCTAAAAGATTCCTTAAAAGTGTTGCATTAAACACAATCATTATTAGGATTTACTTTTTTAAGAGCATCAAATCAGCCACGACTTCGCTGGAATAATAAAAAGGGAGTCATCATGACAAAGAACAAATGtaattt is a window from the Daucus carota subsp. sativus chromosome 8, DH1 v3.0, whole genome shotgun sequence genome containing:
- the LOC108199317 gene encoding adagio protein 3, which gives rise to MTAGSYEDDEEMVSYGYGKRLKCGGDVGEDEEEGEFGRVEDEKENEFAVRLGDFFNPMIPSSIVVSDALDPDSPIIYVNSVFESVTGYRADEVLGRNCRFLQYRDPRAQRRHPLVDPVIVSEIRRCLEEGIDFQGELINFKKDGTPLVNKLKLVPIHGDDGVVTHVIGIQVFTTANIDLNSVSYPVFKETCPQQSDESSKYPSMSGQLHYRHYQDTCGILQLPDEVLAQSILSRLTPRDVASIGSACTRIRQLTKNEHVRKMVCQNAWGREVTGALELMTNKLGWGRLARELTTLEAVCWKKFTVGGAVEPSRCNFSACAVGNRLVLFGGEGVNMQPMDDTFVLNLDAAKPVWRRVIVKSSPPGRWGHTLTSLNNSWLVVFGGCGREGLLNDVFVLDLDAKQPTWKEVSGGTPPLPRSWHSSCTMEGSKLVVSGGCTEAGVLLSDTFLLDLTLEKPKWKEIPTSWAPPSRLGHSLSVYGRTKILMFGGLANSGHLRLRSGDAYSIDLEDEKPEWRQLECGAFTGVGSQSAVVPPPRLDHVAVTMPCGRIIIFGGSMAGLHSPAQLFLLDPAEEKPSWRILNVPGNPPKFAWGHSTCVVGGTRVMVLGGHTGAEWVLNELHELCLSSILD
- the LOC108199318 gene encoding microtubule-associated protein 70-2, whose protein sequence is MEDNYGDEGGVSVAARESSGGNARYPASEVTPTPLSSASFREGRSSSRRRAPVRPPSLDADDFMSLMHGSDPVKVELNRLENEVRDKDRELGEAQAEIKALKLSERLREKAVEELTEELEKVDEKLKLTESLLESKNLEIKKINDEKKASMAAQFAAEATLRRVHAAQKDDDMPPIEAILAPLEAELKLARQEIAKLQDDNKALDRLTKSKEAALLEAERTVQVALAKASMVDDLQNKNQELMKQIEICQEENKILDKMHRQKVAEVEKLTQTVHELEEAVLAGGAAANAVRDYQRKVQEMNEERKTLDRELARAKVTANRVAVVVANEWKDANDKVMPVKQWLEERRFMQGEMQQLRDKLAITERAARSEAQLKEKYQLRLKVLEETLRSPNVSSRNPFDLQSASHGRRQSLGGADNISKLTSNGFLPKRSPSFQLRSSGSSTMLKHAKGTSKSFDGGTRSLDRGKVLNGSGPSFNLRDSSEETKASATCNNNWKADSDEKPNDFTAAPEKEDTVPGLLYDLLQKEVVALRKAGHEKDQSLKDKDDAIEMLARKVDTLTKAMEVEAKKMRREVAAMEKEVASMRVDKEHENRAKRFGGGARGPANSSQLPARTGARGGLTRSTQ